The following coding sequences are from one Flexibacter flexilis DSM 6793 window:
- a CDS encoding HlyD family secretion protein, whose amino-acid sequence MKNSILVTWAALVGLAACHRGQPKADASGNFEADEVIVAAQQNGQLLTYQITEGARLKAGAVVGQIDVAVPTLQREQTLASIAALKKKTNDVTPQIQVVKKQIVVLRSQLEHWQHEQKRTQALVQAQAATQKQLDDINDQIDQLQKQIEATQAQIDLYQTNVATQNRSVLSETAPLQKAAEQLEVQIQRGQITNPVAGTVLTNYTFRGEMAAIGKPLYKIANVDTLTLRAYITGDQLPLLRVGQPLQVHTDQADKTYTGKLTWVADKAEFTPKTIQTQTERQNLVYAIKVRVPNDGFLKIGMYGEIFLEKKK is encoded by the coding sequence ATGAAAAATAGCATTTTAGTAACGTGGGCGGCGTTGGTGGGTTTGGCGGCCTGTCATCGTGGGCAACCCAAAGCCGACGCTTCGGGCAACTTTGAGGCCGACGAAGTAATCGTGGCCGCGCAACAAAACGGCCAACTGCTCACCTATCAAATTACGGAAGGCGCAAGGCTCAAAGCAGGCGCGGTGGTCGGTCAGATTGATGTGGCCGTGCCTACGCTGCAACGCGAACAAACGTTGGCTTCGATAGCGGCTCTCAAGAAAAAAACCAATGATGTAACGCCTCAAATTCAGGTGGTTAAAAAACAAATTGTAGTGCTTCGGTCGCAGCTTGAGCATTGGCAGCACGAACAAAAACGCACGCAAGCCTTAGTGCAAGCGCAAGCCGCCACCCAAAAGCAACTCGACGACATCAACGACCAAATAGACCAGTTGCAAAAGCAAATAGAGGCTACGCAAGCCCAAATAGATTTGTATCAGACGAATGTGGCCACGCAAAACCGCAGTGTTTTGAGCGAAACCGCACCTTTGCAGAAAGCCGCCGAGCAGTTGGAAGTACAGATTCAGCGCGGACAAATTACTAATCCTGTGGCGGGAACGGTGCTAACCAATTACACTTTTCGGGGCGAAATGGCCGCCATCGGCAAGCCTTTGTACAAAATTGCGAATGTGGACACGCTCACGTTACGCGCCTATATTACGGGCGACCAATTGCCACTTTTGCGCGTGGGGCAGCCGCTACAAGTGCACACCGACCAAGCCGACAAAACCTATACGGGCAAACTCACGTGGGTAGCCGACAAAGCCGAATTTACGCCCAAAACCATTCAGACACAGACCGAACGCCAAAATTTGGTGTATGCCATTAAAGTACGTGTGCCAAACGATGGTTTTCTGAAAATCGGAATGTATGGGGAGATTTTTTTGGAGAAGAAAAAATAA
- a CDS encoding GLPGLI family protein, whose product MKKILLLLAVSFMAATAYAQQEGVVHFTRTTYWTKLNSQLTFLSKQEKERQAYMWGNRDDWKEYTVLYFNDHASKYTHSDEKSAEDMGYDWRKEQFVVTRDFEKNTLTDLVEIASKKYVVQDTLSPQKWKVLNDLKEVAGHICMKAFKEDTVKKQKIVAWFAQDIPVSVGPERSYGLPGMILELDLNDGTVVITASRIETKKLTNELDLPKKRKGTVLTEAGYQQTLSKFIKEKIKEERNPYWMVRY is encoded by the coding sequence ATGAAAAAAATATTGTTATTGCTCGCGGTGAGTTTTATGGCTGCCACCGCCTACGCCCAACAGGAAGGTGTCGTGCATTTTACGCGCACAACCTACTGGACAAAGCTCAATAGCCAACTGACTTTTTTGAGCAAACAAGAAAAAGAACGCCAAGCCTACATGTGGGGCAACCGCGACGACTGGAAAGAATATACCGTGTTGTATTTCAATGACCACGCCAGCAAATACACGCATTCCGACGAAAAATCTGCCGAAGATATGGGCTACGATTGGCGCAAAGAACAGTTTGTCGTCACGCGCGATTTTGAAAAAAATACGCTTACCGATTTGGTAGAAATTGCCAGCAAAAAATATGTAGTGCAAGACACGCTTTCGCCCCAAAAATGGAAAGTGCTCAACGACCTCAAAGAAGTAGCAGGCCATATTTGTATGAAAGCGTTCAAAGAAGACACCGTCAAAAAACAGAAAATTGTAGCTTGGTTCGCGCAAGACATTCCCGTAAGTGTAGGCCCTGAGCGTTCGTATGGTTTGCCAGGCATGATATTGGAACTTGACCTCAACGACGGAACGGTCGTAATTACGGCTTCGCGCATCGAAACCAAAAAGCTAACCAACGAACTGGATTTACCCAAAAAACGCAAAGGAACAGTCCTGACCGAAGCAGGTTATCAGCAGACATTGAGCAAGTTTATCAAGGAAAAAATAAAAGAAGAACGCAATCCGTATTGGATGGTTCGTTACTAA
- a CDS encoding M20/M25/M40 family metallo-hydrolase: MNFDLLRQLCAIHAPSGEEAPLTDFLLEYIGQAQQNWKVKPTILHGDGWQDNIVLVFGQPRTAIFAHIDSIGFTVRYDNKLVPIGGPDTENGYKLVGKDAHGAIEATMVADEEGEILCIDYPRVVERGTSLTFKPDFRETEDFVQCCYMDNRLGVWTALQVAETLENGIIVFSTWEEHGGGSVAYIAKYIYEQYAVKQALISDITWVTEGVKHGEGVAISIRDRGIPRRSYVNKIIDLAKASGLKYQLEVEGAGGSDGKELQSSPYPFDWCFVGAPEDHVHSPNEKVHKADIAAMVGLYEYMMKHL; this comes from the coding sequence ATGAATTTTGATTTATTGCGCCAACTCTGCGCCATTCATGCCCCTTCGGGCGAGGAAGCTCCGCTCACGGATTTTTTACTGGAATATATCGGCCAAGCCCAACAAAATTGGAAAGTAAAACCAACCATTTTGCATGGTGACGGCTGGCAAGACAATATCGTGTTGGTGTTCGGGCAGCCGCGCACAGCCATTTTTGCGCACATCGACTCCATCGGGTTTACGGTGCGCTACGACAACAAACTCGTACCCATTGGCGGCCCTGACACGGAAAACGGCTATAAACTCGTAGGCAAAGACGCGCACGGCGCGATAGAAGCCACGATGGTAGCCGACGAAGAAGGCGAGATTTTGTGCATAGATTATCCGCGCGTGGTAGAACGCGGTACAAGTCTGACTTTTAAGCCAGATTTCAGGGAAACCGAAGATTTCGTGCAATGCTGCTACATGGACAACCGCTTGGGCGTTTGGACGGCTTTGCAAGTGGCCGAAACCCTCGAAAATGGCATTATTGTTTTCTCTACGTGGGAAGAACATGGCGGCGGTTCGGTGGCTTATATTGCGAAGTATATTTATGAACAATACGCTGTAAAACAAGCACTTATTTCTGATATTACGTGGGTAACGGAAGGTGTAAAACACGGCGAAGGCGTGGCCATTTCTATCCGCGACCGTGGCATTCCGCGCCGCAGTTACGTGAACAAAATCATTGATTTGGCGAAAGCCTCTGGCCTGAAATATCAGTTGGAAGTGGAAGGTGCAGGCGGTTCGGACGGCAAAGAGTTGCAAAGTTCACCGTATCCGTTTGATTGGTGTTTTGTGGGTGCGCCCGAAGACCACGTACATTCGCCCAACGAAAAAGTACACAAAGCCGACATCGCGGCAATGGTTGGCCTCTACGAATATATGATGAAGCATTTGTAA
- a CDS encoding vWA domain-containing protein — MISWGKSFTELEYWLIALFVLLSAAFLYRNYVIAKRLHSESKSIWVKFIVRTLYFSLFIVALLGPSFGALKKEVKAVGKDIYIAVDVSQSMDATDIQPSRLAKIKYELNNILSAFSSDRIGLIIFSADAFMQCPLTYDQNALHIFLETINTGLMSSGGTDFGKALDMALQKHLDPANSSTKQQSKIILLISDGEDFGEDTEEAVQEIETNEIKLFTLGVGTPRGGNIPERGGYKLDNNGRRVVTRLNNTDLREIATQAGGQYFEVSDTRNEVPQLIQAISQIEGQVRDVKKLDVGANKYYYPLFIAMILFITDILFTVSVIKL, encoded by the coding sequence ATGATAAGTTGGGGCAAATCTTTTACCGAATTAGAATACTGGCTCATTGCTTTGTTTGTGCTGCTGTCGGCGGCTTTTTTGTATCGTAATTATGTAATTGCCAAGCGTTTGCATAGCGAATCAAAATCTATTTGGGTGAAATTTATTGTCCGAACCCTGTATTTTTCGTTGTTTATTGTGGCACTTTTAGGCCCTTCGTTTGGGGCTTTGAAGAAGGAAGTAAAAGCCGTAGGAAAGGATATTTATATTGCCGTGGACGTGTCGCAGTCGATGGACGCGACCGACATTCAGCCTTCGCGTTTGGCCAAAATCAAATATGAACTGAATAATATTTTGTCGGCGTTTAGCTCCGACCGCATCGGTCTTATTATTTTTTCGGCAGATGCTTTTATGCAATGCCCGCTTACTTACGACCAAAACGCCCTGCATATTTTCCTCGAAACCATCAACACGGGGCTGATGAGTAGCGGCGGTACAGATTTTGGGAAGGCCTTGGATATGGCTTTGCAAAAGCACCTTGACCCCGCCAACTCGTCCACCAAACAGCAATCCAAAATTATTTTGCTCATCAGCGACGGCGAGGACTTCGGCGAAGACACCGAAGAGGCTGTACAAGAAATTGAAACCAACGAAATAAAACTGTTTACGTTGGGTGTAGGCACGCCACGCGGCGGTAATATTCCCGAACGCGGCGGTTATAAACTCGATAACAATGGCCGTAGAGTGGTTACGCGCCTCAACAACACGGATTTGCGCGAGATTGCCACGCAAGCAGGCGGCCAATATTTTGAGGTAAGCGACACGCGTAACGAAGTGCCGCAACTCATTCAGGCCATTAGCCAGATAGAAGGCCAAGTGCGCGACGTAAAAAAACTTGATGTCGGGGCAAACAAATATTATTATCCGTTATTTATCGCCATGATTTTGTTCATTACGGACATTCTCTTTACTGTGAGCGTGATTAAGTTGTAG
- a CDS encoding dihydrofolate reductase family protein — protein sequence MPQLILYIAMSLDGYIAAPDDDLSFLEAVHQEGQDYGYTDFISQVDTVIMGRKTYDWVMAQVPQFPHFNKVSYIVTRHPRPSIGNTHFYTGDIEELVTRLKSQHNSKHIFVDGGAEIVNLLLAKGLIDELYISVIPVLLGAGVHLFEPERYKNQLLRLLGAQAYDKGLVQLRYTIQKQKA from the coding sequence ATGCCCCAGCTAATTCTTTACATTGCCATGAGTTTGGACGGCTATATTGCCGCGCCAGACGATGATTTATCTTTTCTGGAAGCAGTACACCAAGAAGGCCAAGATTACGGCTACACAGATTTTATTTCGCAAGTGGACACGGTCATTATGGGCCGCAAAACTTACGATTGGGTAATGGCACAAGTGCCACAGTTCCCGCATTTTAACAAAGTTTCTTATATCGTTACGCGTCATCCTCGCCCCAGTATTGGCAATACGCATTTTTATACGGGCGACATCGAAGAGCTGGTAACAAGGCTTAAAAGCCAACACAATTCCAAACATATTTTTGTAGATGGCGGTGCGGAAATTGTCAATTTGCTGTTGGCCAAAGGCCTGATAGATGAGTTGTATATTTCGGTGATTCCTGTGCTGTTGGGTGCAGGGGTGCATTTGTTTGAACCCGAAAGATATAAAAATCAACTGTTGCGGCTATTGGGTGCGCAGGCCTACGACAAAGGGCTGGTACAATTGCGATACACTATCCAGAAACAAAAGGCTTAA
- a CDS encoding TetR/AcrR family transcriptional regulator yields the protein MDTQNTDIELSTEEKIKAAARKVFTQKGYDATRTRDIAAEAGINLALLNYYFRSKERLFEIIMTEQFQQFFGAISPALHDEATSLEDKMQIISSRYIDLLLANPDLPLFIVTEVRRRPQHYLPAIGDVRSVFESAFVRQLRERKPQANPLHFLMNLMGMCVFPFVMRPVLQTMQVVESHVFENLMQERKQLIPVWIKTLLETS from the coding sequence ATGGACACTCAAAATACTGACATAGAACTTAGTACAGAAGAAAAAATAAAGGCAGCGGCGCGGAAAGTCTTTACCCAAAAAGGCTACGATGCTACCCGTACACGCGACATTGCCGCCGAAGCAGGCATTAATTTGGCTTTGCTCAATTATTATTTCAGAAGCAAAGAACGCCTTTTTGAAATCATTATGACCGAACAATTTCAACAGTTTTTCGGTGCAATTTCGCCTGCGCTACACGACGAGGCCACGAGTTTGGAAGACAAAATGCAGATTATTTCCAGCCGCTACATTGATTTGTTGTTGGCCAATCCTGATTTGCCGTTGTTTATTGTTACGGAAGTGCGCCGCCGTCCGCAACATTATTTGCCAGCTATTGGCGATGTGCGTTCGGTGTTTGAATCGGCCTTTGTGCGGCAATTGCGCGAACGCAAACCGCAAGCCAATCCGCTACATTTCTTGATGAACCTGATGGGAATGTGTGTGTTTCCGTTTGTGATGCGACCTGTGTTACAGACAATGCAAGTAGTTGAAAGTCATGTATTTGAAAATTTGATGCAAGAAAGGAAACAACTGATTCCTGTCTGGATAAAAACGCTTTTGGAAACTTCCTAA
- a CDS encoding ABC transporter ATP-binding protein, whose protein sequence is MVAVSLENITKTYENGKVRAVENVNLQVQEGELFGLIGADGAGKTTIFRILTTLLLADSGRATVRGFDVQKEYQAIRNRIGYMPGRFSLYQDLTVAENLHFFATLFGTTIQENYDLIRDIYEQIKPFASRRAGKLSGGMKQKLALCCALIHKPEVLFLDEPTTGVDSVSRREFWEMLQQLKQQGITILVSTPYMDEAVLCEKIALIQGGKIMSVDTPDQIINSYPTAMYAARADNIYQLLQDLRQMPQVASVFPFGEYLHITFAAAVAEPVPLLVGLAQAHGHTNFEIKAITPTIEDAFIALMQRQ, encoded by the coding sequence ATGGTAGCGGTTTCTTTAGAAAATATTACAAAAACCTACGAAAATGGAAAGGTTCGCGCCGTCGAGAATGTGAATTTGCAGGTGCAAGAAGGCGAACTTTTTGGGTTGATTGGGGCAGATGGCGCAGGCAAAACCACCATTTTCCGAATACTGACTACGCTTTTGTTGGCCGATAGCGGCAGGGCTACGGTACGGGGTTTTGATGTGCAAAAAGAGTATCAGGCCATACGCAACCGCATCGGCTATATGCCAGGGCGGTTTTCGTTGTATCAGGATTTGACGGTGGCCGAAAATCTGCACTTTTTTGCGACGCTTTTCGGGACGACTATCCAAGAAAACTACGACCTCATTCGGGATATTTATGAGCAAATAAAACCTTTTGCCTCGCGCCGTGCGGGGAAACTTTCGGGCGGTATGAAACAGAAATTGGCGTTGTGTTGTGCGCTGATACACAAACCCGAAGTGCTTTTTCTGGACGAACCAACTACGGGCGTAGATTCGGTTTCGCGCAGGGAATTTTGGGAAATGCTCCAGCAACTCAAGCAGCAAGGGATTACGATTTTGGTTTCGACGCCGTACATGGACGAGGCGGTTTTGTGTGAAAAAATTGCGCTGATTCAGGGTGGAAAAATTATGTCGGTGGATACGCCCGACCAAATTATAAATAGTTACCCGACGGCCATGTATGCGGCACGCGCCGACAATATTTATCAATTGCTACAAGATTTAAGACAAATGCCGCAGGTGGCCAGTGTGTTTCCGTTTGGGGAATATTTGCACATAACCTTTGCGGCGGCGGTGGCTGAACCCGTGCCGCTTTTGGTGGGGTTGGCGCAGGCACACGGACACACGAATTTTGAAATAAAAGCCATTACCCCAACCATCGAAGATGCGTTCATTGCCCTGATGCAACGCCAATAA
- a CDS encoding GyrI-like domain-containing protein, with product MKPRIEVSNEKKLVGKRLTMSLANYRIGELWRSFIPRRKEITNTLTSDLISLVVYEPTYFTDFKPTNEFERWATVEVVNFDNVPTEMETFVLLGGLYAVFDYKGLSTDNAVFQYIFQTWLPNSAYILDDRPHFEVLGAKYKNNDPASEEEIWIPIKLRNTSL from the coding sequence ATGAAGCCCAGAATTGAAGTATCGAACGAAAAAAAATTGGTTGGGAAGCGATTAACAATGAGCTTGGCCAATTATAGAATAGGCGAGCTTTGGAGAAGTTTTATACCAAGACGAAAAGAAATAACCAATACTCTGACAAGTGATTTGATTTCATTGGTTGTTTATGAACCGACATATTTTACGGATTTTAAACCAACCAACGAATTTGAAAGATGGGCAACCGTTGAAGTTGTAAATTTTGACAATGTGCCAACCGAAATGGAAACGTTTGTGTTGTTGGGTGGACTTTATGCCGTTTTTGATTATAAAGGTTTGAGTACGGACAATGCTGTTTTTCAATATATTTTTCAAACATGGCTACCAAATTCAGCTTATATTTTAGATGATAGACCGCATTTTGAAGTTTTAGGAGCGAAATACAAAAACAACGATCCTGCTTCGGAAGAAGAAATTTGGATACCTATAAAATTAAGAAATACCAGCCTCTAA
- a CDS encoding ABC transporter permease, translated as MKQLLVFIRKEFYHVFRDRRTLLIMFGLPVVEILLFGFALTNEVKNVNTVIVDASDDVHTRQIISKIRGSAYFTVQRQTPALSAQDIQAALRQGQTKCVLVFGQHFGQDLQALGKAQVQIVADGSDPNTAKTIVNYLNAIIADYQSRLNAQAAKPAYMIVPQSRMLYNETATDALNFVPGVLAYVLMIVCTALTSVSVVREKELGTMEILLVSPFNPLLVLVAKAVPYLLLSLCNFTLILVLSVFVLGVPIQGSIVLLLVVSMLFIATCLSWGLVISNLTNSQQTALLISMFVMMLPTLIFTGFMFPLENMPLPLQVVSNLVPARWYYEAVKAVMIKGLGLAYVWKQMLILSVMTVVLLGLALKNFKIRLT; from the coding sequence ATGAAACAGTTATTAGTTTTTATACGAAAAGAATTTTACCACGTGTTCCGCGATCGCCGCACGCTGCTCATTATGTTTGGGCTGCCTGTGGTGGAAATTTTGTTGTTTGGTTTTGCGCTGACCAACGAAGTGAAAAATGTAAACACGGTGATTGTTGATGCGTCGGACGATGTACATACGCGGCAGATTATTAGTAAGATACGGGGTTCGGCTTACTTTACGGTGCAACGCCAAACGCCTGCGCTGTCGGCGCAAGATATTCAGGCGGCTTTGCGACAAGGCCAGACCAAATGTGTGTTGGTTTTTGGACAACATTTTGGGCAAGATTTGCAGGCATTGGGTAAAGCGCAAGTGCAAATTGTTGCTGATGGGTCTGACCCGAACACGGCCAAAACGATTGTTAATTACCTGAACGCCATTATTGCCGATTATCAAAGCCGCCTCAATGCGCAAGCCGCCAAGCCTGCGTATATGATTGTGCCACAGTCGCGTATGCTCTACAACGAAACGGCTACCGACGCGCTCAATTTCGTGCCTGGCGTGTTGGCGTATGTGCTGATGATTGTTTGTACGGCTCTTACGTCGGTGTCGGTGGTGCGCGAAAAGGAACTGGGAACGATGGAAATTCTGTTGGTCTCGCCGTTTAATCCGTTGTTGGTGCTGGTGGCGAAAGCTGTGCCGTATTTGCTGCTGTCGCTGTGCAATTTTACGTTGATTTTGGTGCTGTCGGTGTTTGTGCTGGGCGTGCCGATACAAGGAAGTATTGTGTTGCTGTTGGTGGTGAGTATGTTGTTTATTGCTACGTGTCTGAGTTGGGGTTTGGTGATTTCTAACCTGACCAACTCGCAACAAACGGCCTTGTTGATTTCGATGTTCGTGATGATGTTGCCGACCTTGATTTTTACGGGCTTTATGTTTCCGTTGGAAAATATGCCGTTGCCGCTGCAAGTCGTTTCTAACCTTGTGCCTGCGCGTTGGTATTACGAGGCTGTAAAGGCTGTGATGATTAAGGGTTTGGGGCTGGCTTATGTCTGGAAACAAATGCTTATTCTGTCGGTGATGACGGTGGTATTGTTGGGTTTGGCTCTCAAAAATTTTAAAATTCGACTTACATGA
- a CDS encoding Rpn family recombination-promoting nuclease/putative transposase → MSKKLIRFDWAIKRLLRNKSNFVVLEGFLSELLFDNIKIEQILESESNQEIEDDKFNRVDILTQNSKNELIIIEIQNSYEIDYFHRMVYGVAKSISENLMLGQKYSEIKKVISVNIVYFDLGQGQDYIYKGKTDFKGLHQNDVLGLSEKQKKTFLKECVSDMFPEYYLLKVNQFDDVATDTLDEWIYFLKNSEVKDEFRAKGLKEAGEVLDIMRLPAQDRYGYSRYLDSLHLKASELFSLQTEAEFKIEERKTLEIAKNGILKGYSNEIIADLTKLTFEQIENLRTEL, encoded by the coding sequence ATGAGCAAGAAACTAATAAGATTCGATTGGGCTATCAAAAGGCTTTTGAGAAACAAGTCCAATTTTGTGGTGTTGGAAGGCTTTTTGAGTGAACTTTTATTTGATAATATCAAAATTGAACAAATCTTAGAAAGTGAAAGTAATCAGGAGATTGAAGATGATAAATTTAATCGGGTTGATATTCTTACACAAAACTCTAAAAATGAGCTGATTATCATCGAAATACAAAATTCGTATGAGATAGATTATTTTCATAGAATGGTCTATGGTGTTGCCAAATCTATTTCCGAAAACCTAATGCTTGGGCAAAAATATTCGGAAATTAAAAAAGTAATTTCGGTGAATATCGTGTATTTTGACCTTGGGCAAGGCCAAGATTATATTTACAAAGGCAAAACAGATTTTAAGGGTTTGCATCAAAATGATGTACTTGGACTTTCGGAAAAACAGAAAAAAACTTTTTTGAAAGAGTGTGTTTCTGATATGTTTCCAGAGTATTACTTGCTGAAAGTCAATCAGTTTGATGATGTTGCCACTGATACGTTAGACGAATGGATTTATTTTTTGAAAAATAGCGAAGTAAAAGACGAGTTTCGCGCTAAAGGGCTAAAAGAAGCAGGAGAGGTGCTCGACATTATGCGTTTGCCCGCGCAAGACCGATACGGTTACAGCCGCTATTTGGATAGCTTACACCTGAAAGCCAGCGAGTTGTTTTCGTTGCAAACAGAAGCCGAATTTAAAATCGAGGAACGGAAAACCCTTGAGATAGCTAAAAATGGTATTTTGAAGGGATATAGCAACGAAATTATAGCAGATTTAACGAAGCTAACTTTTGAGCAAATCGAAAATCTAAGAACCGAACTTTAA
- a CDS encoding ABC transporter ATP-binding protein, producing MTEDKVIVCQDLTKRFGDFVAVDKLSFEVRAGEIFGFLGANGAGKTTAIRMFCGLSYPTAGTAQVAGYDVYKQQELIKRHIGYMSQKFSLYENLTVLENIEFFGGVYGLSRAQIRERGAALVQRLQLEAEAKKLVGGLPLGWKQKLAFSVAMLHRPRIVFLDEPTGGVDPITRRQFWDMIYEAAAAGTTIFVTTHYMDEAEYCDRVSIMVDGRIEALGSPQALKKEFAAPSIDEVFYLLARGAQRGAD from the coding sequence ATGACAGAAGATAAAGTAATTGTTTGCCAAGACCTTACCAAACGGTTCGGGGATTTTGTGGCCGTAGATAAACTCTCGTTTGAGGTGCGAGCAGGGGAAATATTTGGTTTTTTGGGAGCAAATGGCGCAGGCAAAACCACTGCTATCCGTATGTTTTGTGGGCTTTCGTACCCGACAGCAGGCACGGCGCAAGTGGCTGGCTATGATGTTTATAAGCAACAAGAATTAATCAAACGACACATCGGCTACATGAGTCAGAAGTTTTCTTTGTACGAAAACCTCACGGTACTGGAAAACATAGAGTTCTTTGGCGGGGTGTATGGGCTTTCTCGTGCGCAGATTCGGGAGCGTGGCGCGGCTCTGGTGCAGCGTTTGCAGTTGGAGGCCGAAGCTAAAAAGTTGGTGGGTGGTTTGCCGTTGGGTTGGAAACAAAAACTTGCGTTTTCGGTGGCGATGTTGCATCGTCCGCGCATCGTGTTTCTGGATGAACCGACGGGCGGCGTTGATCCGATTACGCGCCGCCAGTTTTGGGACATGATTTATGAAGCCGCCGCCGCAGGTACGACCATTTTCGTAACTACACACTACATGGACGAGGCCGAATATTGCGACCGCGTGTCCATTATGGTCGATGGACGCATTGAGGCGTTGGGCAGTCCGCAAGCCTTGAAAAAAGAGTTTGCCGCCCCGTCCATTGATGAAGTATTTTATTTGTTGGCCAGAGGCGCACAGCGCGGCGCGGATTAA
- a CDS encoding ABC transporter permease → MSVLFFLLQKEFRQIFRDKTIIAMMLAVPTMQLIIMPLAMNFDVKNINLVVVDNDHSSYSHELTGKLAATAGYFRLVAQKNSYAEALELIERDEADVVLQIPQGFEKNLQREGKQEIAVFANGINSMKSALGTAYLTVVLGNFNQNLRNISAQNSSSVLPKPAQIEVIYSHWFNPLAEYKYYIVPGILVLLLTMIGGFISALNIVREKEIGTMEQINVTPIRKWEFILGKLIPFWVVGMVVFTVGLTVSYVVYGIVPLGSLGLLYGFAAVYLVALLGFGLLISTYSDSQLQAMFLALFFVMIFMLMGGLFTSVDSMPTWAMIISKLTPITHFIKVVRMIVLKGSTFADVQAEFWYEVAFAVVLNTWAIRNYKKTT, encoded by the coding sequence ATGAGCGTACTATTTTTTTTATTGCAGAAAGAATTTAGGCAGATTTTCAGAGATAAAACCATTATTGCGATGATGTTGGCCGTGCCGACTATGCAACTGATAATCATGCCTTTGGCCATGAATTTTGATGTAAAGAATATTAATTTGGTGGTAGTGGACAACGACCACAGCAGTTACTCGCACGAGCTTACGGGCAAACTGGCGGCAACGGCTGGATATTTTCGGTTGGTAGCCCAGAAAAACAGTTACGCGGAAGCGTTGGAGCTAATAGAGCGCGACGAAGCCGATGTAGTTTTGCAGATTCCGCAAGGTTTTGAAAAGAATTTACAACGCGAAGGCAAACAAGAAATTGCGGTGTTTGCCAATGGCATCAATAGCATGAAATCGGCGTTGGGAACGGCTTACTTGACGGTGGTTTTGGGGAATTTTAACCAAAATTTACGCAATATTTCCGCCCAAAATAGTAGTAGCGTGCTGCCCAAACCTGCCCAAATCGAGGTGATTTATTCGCATTGGTTCAATCCTTTGGCCGAATACAAATACTACATTGTGCCTGGGATTTTGGTGTTGCTGCTCACGATGATTGGCGGTTTTATTTCGGCTCTCAATATTGTACGCGAAAAGGAAATTGGGACGATGGAGCAAATCAACGTTACGCCTATTCGGAAATGGGAATTTATTTTGGGGAAATTGATACCGTTTTGGGTGGTGGGCATGGTAGTTTTTACGGTGGGGCTTACTGTCTCGTATGTGGTGTACGGGATTGTGCCGCTGGGAAGTTTGGGGTTGTTGTATGGTTTTGCGGCGGTGTATTTGGTGGCGTTGCTGGGCTTTGGGTTGCTTATTTCCACGTACAGCGATAGCCAATTGCAAGCCATGTTTTTGGCCTTGTTTTTTGTCATGATTTTTATGTTGATGGGTGGTTTGTTTACGTCGGTGGACAGTATGCCCACGTGGGCAATGATTATTTCCAAACTCACGCCCATTACGCATTTTATCAAAGTGGTGCGTATGATCGTGCTGAAAGGCAGCACGTTTGCGGACGTACAGGCGGAGTTTTGGTACGAAGTGGCCTTTGCGGTGGTGCTCAACACGTGGGCAATTCGCAACTATAAAAAGACTACTTGA